AGTTTATGGCCTTTAGGATAGCAGGAAAAAACCATCATGACCAACGCCGCCCCCAAAACCTTGTATCAAAAAATCTGGGATCACCATGTGGTTGACCGTGGTGATGATGGCACATGCGTTTTGTATATCGACCGTCATCTGGTGCATGAAGTCACATCACCGCAAGCGTTCGAAGGCTTGCGCATGTCGGGCCGCACAGTGCGCCGCCCCGAAGCCACATTGGCCACCGCCGACCACAACGTTCCCACCGCACACCGCGATCAAGGCATCAGCGATCCGGAAAGCCGGTTGCAGGTGAATACACTGGAACAAAACTGCAAGGATTTTGGTATTCGATATTTTGGGTTAAGCGATCACCGTCAGGGCATCGTACATATCGTCGGCCCGGAACAGGGTTTAACCCAACCGGGCATGACCATCGTGTGCGGCGATTCCCACACATCAACACACGGTGCATTCGGTGCGCTGGCCTTTGGCATTGGCACGTCCGAAGTCGAACACGTTCTGGCCACGCAGACATTGATCACAAAGCCCGCGAAGACGATGCGCATCACGGTGGATGGCACCCTGCCCGCTGGCGTCACGGCGAAAGACATGATTTTGGCCATCATCGGCAAGATCGGTACCGCGGGTGGAACCGGCCACGTCATTGAATATGCGGGCGACGCCGTGCGCGCGCTGAACATGGCGGGCCGCATGACCATGTGCAACATGTCGATCGAGGCCGGCGCACGCGCCGGATTGATCGCACCGGATGAAACCACCTTCACCTTTATCAAGGGCCGCCCGATGGCGCCGAAGGGTGAAGATTGGGACAAAGCCGTCGCATGGTGGAAAACTCTGCCGTCCGACCCCGGCGCAACATATGACACCGAAGTGGTCCTGCGCGCCGAAGACATCACCCCCACCGTAACATGGGGCACCAGCCCGGAAGATGTCGTTTCCATCACCGGCAACGTCCCCGACCCGGCGAAGGAAAACGACCCGCATAAACGCGCCGCGATGGAACGCGCGCTGGATTA
The genomic region above belongs to Micavibrio aeruginosavorus EPB and contains:
- the leuC gene encoding 3-isopropylmalate dehydratase large subunit, whose product is MTNAAPKTLYQKIWDHHVVDRGDDGTCVLYIDRHLVHEVTSPQAFEGLRMSGRTVRRPEATLATADHNVPTAHRDQGISDPESRLQVNTLEQNCKDFGIRYFGLSDHRQGIVHIVGPEQGLTQPGMTIVCGDSHTSTHGAFGALAFGIGTSEVEHVLATQTLITKPAKTMRITVDGTLPAGVTAKDMILAIIGKIGTAGGTGHVIEYAGDAVRALNMAGRMTMCNMSIEAGARAGLIAPDETTFTFIKGRPMAPKGEDWDKAVAWWKTLPSDPGATYDTEVVLRAEDITPTVTWGTSPEDVVSITGNVPDPAKENDPHKRAAMERALDYMGLKAGMRMQDVRVDKIFIGSCTNARIEDLRAVADVVRGKHVASSVYAMIVPGSGLVKEQAEEEGLDKIFIEAGFDWREPGCSMCLGMNEDRLAPGERCASTSNRNFEGRQGRGGRTHLMSPAMAAAAAITGHLTDIREFQK